A genomic segment from Bradyrhizobium sp. ISRA430 encodes:
- the fabI gene encoding enoyl-ACP reductase FabI, with the protein MEGLMKGKRGLIMGIANDHSIAWGMAKTLHAHGAELAFTFQGEAQGRRVKPLADSLGVDVVLPCDVEDIASVDATFDALRAKWGQLDFVIHAIGFADKNELKGRYADTSRENFSRTMVISCFSFTEIAKRAADLMPQGGSMITLTYGASMRAMPNYNVMGVAKAALEASVRYLAADFGPRGIRVNAISAGPVRTLAGSGIGEARAMFAFQQKHSPLGRGVTLDELGGSALYLLSDLSGGVTGEIHYVDSGYNTILMPKPENLKAE; encoded by the coding sequence ATGGAAGGTTTGATGAAGGGCAAGCGCGGTCTGATCATGGGCATTGCCAATGATCATTCGATCGCCTGGGGCATGGCGAAGACGCTGCATGCCCACGGTGCCGAGCTCGCCTTCACCTTCCAGGGCGAGGCACAGGGCAGGCGCGTCAAGCCGCTGGCAGACTCACTCGGCGTCGACGTGGTGCTGCCTTGCGACGTCGAGGATATCGCCAGCGTCGATGCGACGTTCGATGCGCTGCGCGCGAAATGGGGCCAGCTCGACTTCGTGATCCATGCGATCGGCTTTGCCGACAAGAACGAGCTGAAGGGCCGCTATGCCGACACCAGCCGCGAGAACTTCTCGCGTACCATGGTGATCTCCTGCTTCTCTTTCACGGAAATCGCAAAGCGTGCCGCGGACCTGATGCCGCAGGGCGGCAGCATGATCACGCTCACCTACGGCGCCTCGATGCGAGCGATGCCGAACTACAACGTGATGGGCGTCGCCAAGGCGGCGCTGGAAGCATCCGTGCGCTATCTTGCCGCCGATTTCGGGCCGCGCGGTATCCGCGTCAACGCGATTTCCGCCGGCCCGGTGCGGACGCTCGCCGGCTCCGGCATCGGCGAGGCGCGCGCGATGTTCGCATTCCAGCAGAAGCATTCCCCGCTCGGCCGCGGCGTGACGCTCGATGAGCTCGGCGGCTCGGCGCTCTATCTGCTGTCGGACCTCTCCGGCGGCGTGACCGGTGAGATCCACTACGTCGATTCCGGCTACAACACCATCCTGATGCCGAAGCCGGAGAATCTGAAGGCGGAATAG
- the fabB gene encoding beta-ketoacyl-ACP synthase I, whose product MRRVVVTGMGIVSSIGNNTQEVLASLHEAKSGISRAEKYAELGFRSQVQGAPTIDPATVVDRRAMRFLGQGAAWNHIAMEQAIQDSGLGPDEVSNIRTGIIMGSGGPSARTIVESADITRTKGPKRVGPFAVPKAMSSTASATLATWFKIKGVNYSISSACATSNHCVGNAYETIQIGKQDVIFAGGCEELDWSLSVLFDAMGAMSSKYNDTPATASRPYDVNRDGFVIAGGAGVLVLEELEHAKARGARIYGEVVGYGATSDGYDMVAPSGEGAERCMRMAMSTVKTKVDYINPHATSTPAGDPPEIEALRRVFGTGEKCPPISATKALTGHSLGATGVQEAIYSLLMMNNGFICESAHIQELDPVFADMPIVRRRIDNAKIGTVLSNSFGFGGTNATLVFSRLDA is encoded by the coding sequence ATGAGGCGGGTTGTGGTCACCGGGATGGGCATCGTCTCGTCCATCGGAAACAACACCCAGGAAGTGCTTGCGAGCCTTCACGAGGCGAAATCAGGCATCTCGCGGGCGGAGAAATATGCCGAGCTCGGCTTCCGTTCGCAGGTGCAGGGAGCGCCGACGATTGATCCTGCGACGGTTGTCGATCGCCGTGCGATGCGTTTCCTCGGCCAAGGCGCGGCGTGGAACCACATCGCGATGGAGCAGGCGATCCAGGATTCCGGGCTTGGGCCTGACGAAGTATCCAACATCCGCACCGGCATCATCATGGGTTCCGGCGGTCCGTCTGCCCGTACCATCGTTGAATCCGCCGACATCACCCGCACCAAGGGACCGAAGCGCGTCGGACCGTTTGCGGTACCGAAGGCGATGTCGTCGACGGCCTCCGCGACGCTTGCGACCTGGTTCAAGATCAAGGGCGTGAACTATTCGATCTCCTCGGCCTGCGCGACGTCGAACCACTGCGTCGGCAATGCCTACGAGACGATCCAGATCGGCAAGCAGGACGTCATTTTCGCCGGCGGCTGCGAGGAGCTCGACTGGTCGCTCTCGGTGCTGTTCGACGCGATGGGCGCGATGTCGTCCAAGTACAATGACACGCCCGCCACCGCCTCACGCCCCTACGACGTCAACCGCGACGGCTTCGTCATCGCCGGCGGCGCCGGCGTGCTGGTGCTGGAAGAGCTCGAGCATGCCAAGGCGCGCGGCGCACGCATCTATGGCGAGGTCGTCGGCTATGGCGCGACGTCGGACGGTTATGACATGGTCGCTCCCTCGGGCGAAGGCGCCGAGCGCTGCATGCGCATGGCGATGTCGACCGTGAAGACCAAGGTCGATTACATCAATCCGCACGCCACTTCGACGCCGGCCGGCGATCCGCCGGAGATCGAGGCGCTCCGCAGGGTGTTCGGCACCGGCGAAAAGTGCCCGCCGATCTCGGCGACCAAGGCGCTGACCGGCCATTCGCTGGGCGCAACCGGCGTGCAGGAAGCGATCTATTCGCTGCTGATGATGAACAACGGCTTCATCTGCGAGAGCGCGCACATCCAGGAGCTCGATCCGGTGTTCGCCGACATGCCGATCGTGCGCAGACGCATCGACAACGCCAAGATCGGCACCGTGCTGTCGAACTCCTTCGGCTTCGGCGGCACCAATGCCACGCTGGTGTTCAGCCGGCTGGACGCGTAA
- the fabA gene encoding bifunctional 3-hydroxydecanoyl-ACP dehydratase/trans-2-decenoyl-ACP isomerase, protein MLNRRNGYEYEDLLACARGEMFGPGNAQLPLPPMLMFDRITEITDTGGEFGKGLVRAELDVKPDLWFFGCHFKNDPVMPGCLGLDALWQMVGFYLGWIGGEGRGRALGLSELKFGGQVLTEARKVVYNVDIKRVMRSKLVLGIADGWLSVDDAIIYRAKDLKVGLFKQGTTLG, encoded by the coding sequence ATGCTGAACAGGCGCAACGGTTACGAATATGAAGATTTGCTGGCGTGTGCCCGTGGCGAGATGTTCGGCCCCGGCAATGCCCAGTTGCCGCTGCCGCCGATGCTGATGTTCGACCGCATCACGGAAATTACCGACACCGGCGGCGAATTCGGCAAGGGGCTGGTGCGCGCCGAGCTCGACGTGAAACCCGACCTCTGGTTTTTCGGCTGCCACTTCAAGAATGACCCGGTCATGCCCGGCTGCCTCGGCCTGGACGCGCTGTGGCAGATGGTCGGGTTCTATCTCGGCTGGATCGGTGGCGAGGGCCGCGGCCGGGCGCTCGGCCTGAGCGAGCTGAAGTTCGGCGGTCAGGTGCTGACCGAGGCGCGCAAGGTTGTGTACAACGTCGACATCAAGCGCGTGATGCGGTCAAAGCTGGTGCTCGGTATTGCCGACGGGTGGCTTTCGGTCGATGACGCGATTATCTATCGCGCCAAGGATCTGAAGGTCGGCCTGTTCAAGCAGGGCACGACACTGGGCTAA